In Sebaldella termitidis ATCC 33386, one DNA window encodes the following:
- a CDS encoding cupin domain-containing protein, with amino-acid sequence MSLKKILVTNINQIEPKHVSPNEIYEFDRYDVSGLLHENKCTVTFYSLSPGKSNYPYHYHTSNEEVFYIISGQGLLETPAGEISVKGGDVIVFPPCKDAAHRLKNSSENEMLVYLDVDTNNSPDVVIYPHTNKVGVFVNGEFPKFYKQDSNIPYYEDE; translated from the coding sequence ATGTCTTTAAAAAAAATTTTAGTAACCAATATCAATCAAATTGAACCAAAACATGTATCACCTAATGAGATTTATGAATTTGACAGATATGATGTAAGTGGTTTATTACATGAAAACAAGTGTACGGTAACATTTTATTCTCTTTCCCCGGGCAAATCTAATTATCCGTATCATTATCATACATCAAATGAAGAGGTGTTCTATATTATTAGCGGACAAGGACTTCTTGAAACACCGGCAGGTGAAATTTCTGTTAAGGGAGGAGATGTTATTGTATTTCCGCCTTGTAAAGATGCTGCACATAGATTGAAAAACTCATCAGAAAATGAGATGTTAGTTTACTTGGATGTTGATACAAATAATTCTCCGGATGTTGTTATTTATCCTCATACAAACAAAGTTGGCGTATTTGTAAATGGTGAATTCCCAAAATTCTATAAGCAGGATTCAAATATTCCTTATTATGAAGATGAATAA